The DNA window GACATGATTTTCTGACTTTTTTGCATTATTAATCTTCTAGACTTCATTGGTTTTCCATGTTGAGTTGCTCttgatagtatatgacttagatttggaagtcttcatcagctccttcattatAGCATCTGACAatttgaacaatttcttcatatttttcttttttcagcaTATTTCAGTCTTAAAGATAATGaatgttgagttgaattgtaatctgCTGTGTTTTCTCCTTATTATTGACAATTTTTCTccttttggcatgcataaggagctttgtaatctgattcttgagcccaaatagattagctctttcattatagcgtATTTTTCTAAACTCCTTCATTATCCATTTGTTTTCCTGCATGATTTTCAGCAGGAATATTTCCAATAGCAGTTGGAGCAGATTACTTACTTGTGTTGGTATCCTGCTGTTCTTTGATGATTTCTTCaacaattttttcaatttctttgactGCTACTTTCTTAATTCCTTCTAGCACAAAATCCTTAatttctttagatttattacttttgttattCCACTTCTCCATAATGGTAGagacaaaataattatagaaacCCTAAGAGACAGGGACAGACGAACCTATGGGTTAGGGTaggcttaagcccaccctagaattttataatttcttttatatatataacctatatagagtactttaatatatatagttttgagatatattattatttggttGTGATTTTAGGGAAGAGGAGTTTATACTATTAaagtttgtttaattattttattttattttattttgagtttttagataaaatatttattttatttaatttttacattaattaatttataaaattaataaattattttactctttaaatatatgagagagaaaaattagagaatatattaaataaataatattttattatttcatgaataaaataaataatgagataaataaagtgaaatgtaaaaaatattaagtttgagataaaattataaaatacctaatatcaaacaagttctagATGCATTcattataattatctttttaaaagtttgtttgattaGGATTATTtggatgataattatttttaagatttaatattttataatttgtagatattttatctctcaaattatgtttatttattttcatgtaaaataatagtttataataatttattaaactaattaatatcatcattagaaatatatattacattttaaatacaataacaataatattatttttctattgactaatgtgataattttaaaatcacattattgtacatattatttttttattctagttttacgaaacaattaaaaaaaattaagcccACTCTTATCATAATTTCTTGGTCCGTCCCTGCTAAGAGATGATCACAGATAAACCGCAATTGAGAAAAAATTATAGGGGCATTTAAAAATgcacaagaaaccctagactagCTAAACTTATTGAATATCACACGACAATACCGTGTTGCTCGTGTCGTGCCTCTTGTGTCTATCGTGATGCACGTGCCAATCGTGCTTTTTTGATTAATGGTGATTTCGGCGCAGATTTAATGACTTACGGTATATGACAATATTGTGCCGCCTGTGCCGATCATGCCTTTCTTCTGGTGTCTTTACTATTTCACAAGTAACGCGTGACCTTTGCTGAAAATGAAAGCTTTAAGGCAATAATGCTAATTATAACAATTAACACgttcatttttatttggattaaatttcaccttaatttatatttaaatttggtatgaatttcattttgattaaattttaccaatatttcaaatttgaatttgatgtgaatttcatatTGCCCAAACTctcatttctatttaattaatagaattagtttaatttcaaCAGAAAACTCACATGATAATTTGATAGAGAAAGATTTCAAtttcatatgattttttttataatcatatatttaattaaattgatttgaaGTGGAGATAAATTTATGAGCTGATTTTGATGTAACATGTCTTAAATTTGATTctctccaaaaaaaaaaattatcaacttATCGAAATTCAATCAAATGATTGGAAACAGTTTCAActctttatgaattttttttaaatttttttcaagtaaataaaaattgtttaagcacaacgacaaagcatgacatgaaaataaaagaaaaaacgtTACTCAATAGGTTATTGAACTCATAAGTTTTTGAGAAGAAAGATTAACTCCGACGGATTTTACTGACTTTTCGGAACGAATATGAAaaaatgtcataataataacattatgatgGATACTCATTGGACGACTACAAtaattgaaagttcgacgatttctctccaaccagatagtccaacaaaaaataattatgatagtACCCCAAATATGTAGATATGTCATATCAGTCTCATAAATCCAAATTTTCTAACAACTACTCAAATACTCAGGCATCACCcaattaatatcaataatacTCCATAAAAGACTTCAGATACTAGTCACCCTTAGACAATGAAAAAGTAAGTAAATTGTCGATTCAACCTTCTCAGGACTAATAcaactaaaaataatacaacttttttttatgtacataagaacatcaaacttttatgattttatcttataaaattgTAAGAAATGAAGAGTTATGAGGTGGATAAAAAATTCTGATTAATTGGAATATTAGTGGGAACATATGAATTATTGAGAAACGAATTGAGGatcaattcaaaatattaatgtttgtgACATTTTCAagaacaaaattcaaataaagcTCTTTAATGTGAATCAAATTCTTTCAAGTTTGAGAGATgagtaattttttatatatttttatttaagaaatgaaaAACGGTGTGATTtcttaatacaaatatatttataattaatctaaGTTAGTGTTTTTATCTCAACACTATTAAAATTACCAAGAAAAAAGTTATCTACAAATTTTGCAACAATATTAATCGTTGTGCCTTTATGATATTCCAATATTTGTGTGCCATGTCACTCCTTATAAGAAggttaaattaaagttataattgTAGAGACCAACTTTTAGATCTTGATTTCGTTGCCCCGGAAAAATACCAAGGCATGCAAGTAGAGACGGcaataaaatctttttaaaatggaaaaagagCTATAATTTCTTGCCCTCTCTCACATTCATTAGGCATATAACGCCATTAAAGAAAGCACCATAAACCGTTACTATTGATCTTCAGTAATGGCATATAACACAGTTACGACTCGTTACAGACACGCACGTTACAGATACTTATGAactattagtaacggttattcAACACCGTTACTGTTATCAGTATCTGTAACGAcactaaaaccgttactgttatcaGTTATCTGTAATGGTACTTGAATAGAAtaaccgttactgttattagCATCTGTAACGGCACTTGAATTaaagaaccgttactgttattagCATCTGTAACGGCACTTGAATTaaagaaccgttactgttatgaGGAATCTGTAACGACACTTGAATTaaagaaccgttactgttacGAGGAATCTGTAACGACattcttaattataaaaccgttaaagaaatttttaatatttcattttttattttaattattaattcaaaataaccaaaTACACAAAGTTTGCCTGTAATCcgaaaataaacaaattttataatccaaaatacccaaaaatctcattaattcaaaatactCAAATATCATAATTCTAAATACCCaaatatcataattcaaaatacccaaatatcataattcaaaatatacaaatatcataattcaaaacacccaaaatacacaaaataccATCAAGTAGGAGGTGGAGGACGGGGAGGAAGACCACTGGAAAACATAGATAACATCATTGCCATCTAATTCTTCATCTGAAGCATTTCTTTCCTATATTGGTCACGTTCAGCCTTAGAACGCAGTCTCTCAGCCTCGCAACGCTGTCTCTCAACCTCAATAACTTTACGTTAAATTTGTCTCTCAACATCAATCTCTTCACGCGATAGTCGTCTTTGAGCCTCAATCTCCTCTCGCAGCTCTATCTTCTTTGCTTCTCGTTCCTCTCGCATTTTGCGCATTTCTTCTTGTAGAACTTGGTTGTCCTCGCGTAATTGTTGAGTGTCTGTGCGATGATAACTTCTCGAAGAACCTCGAGCATCTGCTCTAAACGATGTTGGTCGTACGCCTGCCCCCATACCTACAACTCTACTATGTCCTTGACACCCGAAAGCGTACACTCTCAACTGCAGTTCATTTCTAgtcgggtcttcttctatagcagtgCGCAACACAGACTAcaaacacaattatttttggattagtacaaacacaaattaaacatataaaataaaccaCACTTATCACTTTCTCAATAATAATATCGGGGATCTCCGGATTTAGATCCTGTAGACTTGGTTTCTTAGTATGTGTGTGGAGAATGTAATGTATATTAGAAAAATGTGCGATTTTAACCCATTCCTGAATAAACACAAGTAAACCTTAATTATAATAACGAGGATTTATTGGAGTAACAATTTTCCATTCACTCCTTGATGCCATATCCGTAGAGTAAAACacttgttgtgcttggcttgccattatgaatggGTCATTCATTTGAGTTCGTAGAGTCCTGTTCATATTGATAATAACATAACCGTACTTGTCAACCTTaatgccccgatctttgtgaAGAACATCAAACCATCTACATTTGAAGAGAACCACGCGTCTTCCACTAAAGAACGATACTTCTATGATTTTATTGAGCACTCCATAGTAGATAATTGTCGCTGCCCCATTATTTCCAACAACCAATACACCGCTATTTTGGGTGGTCAAGCTCTCGTCGCGTTTCTCCGTGTTGAACTTGTATCCATTTATTTTGCATGAGTTATACTTTTTAGTGTATATTGTGGGTCCGTCacctaaaatcttaagattcatTGTTCTATCGGAGTCATCGATTAATTGTTCAACCTATTATTCATTAGAAATTAATGTTAACCCAATATAGAATGTGATGTTTAAAAGAATATTGGAAATTATTCATTGTATACTTACTTTTCCTTTGAAATAACTAACGTATTGTTTATCCCGTTCTTCATTGGAAATATTGGGTTGATATGATTGCATGAAATCGCTGCACAAGtgttaaattaacttaattctAAAAGTACTTAAACCAACTATAAGTAGTAATGAAATTAGATAGCTTATAAGtacttacttataatattcttcagcttcgcgataattttttaaaatgtacgaATGAGCACGTTGACGATCCCCTGGTTGATATGTGTATGACGTGCCATTAGATAGCTCTTCCATAGCAAAGAATATGGACAATGTATTACTAGTTTGTATCGAGGCATCTCTTGATTCTTGATCCtccaaatatcgggcacacatgctcatactctcattcacAAGGTAACTCTCGCTAATTGAACCTTCTGGAGAGTTCCTGTTCCTTAGGTATTTCTTGAGTGTGCTCATATACTGTTcaactggatacatccatcgatactagACAGGCCCTCCAAGGCAAGCCtcaaaagctaaatgaactgACAAGTGCatcattatatcaaaaaaagatGGTGGAAAGATTTTCTCCAGTTTAcaaagtgtcaagacaatgtcgtcaTGTAGTTTCTCCAATAAATcgcgttgtaaacttttttggcaaagcaaccgaaaaaatcttgacaaattcaCAACAGCATCATACACATCATCAGGAAGTAGGCCACGCGTAGCTAGTGGAATGAGATACtgtaataaaatgtgacaatcgtgactcttcaatcctgatattttttttgtcatctACGTTTACACATAcgccaatatttgaacaaaaaccgtcCGACATTTTAACATCTTTCAAAAACTGGCATAATCGTTTCTTGTGTTCTGCTGTTAGTTTATAAGGGGCTGCTGGACACCGAAGAACATCATCAACCTCAACAGGATGTAAGGAATGCTTTATGTTCAATATGACCGAATCTTTTCTCGCTTTAATCCCatccttggtcttttctttgaaattcattaaagttcccaacaaactatcacatatattcttctcaatatgcatgacatccaagttatgtctcaacatcaacgatttccaataaggaaattgaaaaaatatactaaatttgtTCCAGTTATCACCCCGGGATTCATGAATCAATTTCGTTTTCTTGGGCAtgtactttgtcaaacaaatttcctttagatctcgTGCTTGTAATTGAATTTCGGAACCCAATAGTAGAATAGGAGGACCTCTATGCTCAGTACGCCCATCAAACGTATCAGTCTCTTTGCACCAACGATGATTAGGCGGGAGGAATCGTCGATGActcatgtaacactccttctgATAATTTGTCAACCTCAATGATGCGGTGTTCTGATTACAACATGGACATGCAAATTTCCCTTTTGTACTCCATCCGGATAAATTTGCATATGCGgggaaatcattaatagtccacataagagctGCCCGCAAGTTAAAAAAGTGTTTTTTGCTtgcatcgtatgtcttcacaccgGTATGCCACAATTCCatcaactcttcaataagtggctcaAGATATAAGTCAATGCAATCTCCCGGACCCTTTGGTCCGGGAATTAACATGGATAGAAGAAAGTTGCTGGTGTTCATACATATAGTGAGAGCGACATTATATGGGATGAGAATTACTGGCCAAATGCTGTACGATGTTTTCCCGTTAGCAAAGGGTTGGAATCCGTCACTTGCCAAAGAaagtcgcacatttcgaggGTCTGCTGCAAAATTTGGATACAAGTTATCGAAGGTCTTCCATATCATTGAATTAGCCGGATGCCTCATCACATCATCTTCAGAATtattatctttatgccaagtcatcaTTGGAGCGGTTTTGGAACA is part of the Impatiens glandulifera chromosome 1, dImpGla2.1, whole genome shotgun sequence genome and encodes:
- the LOC124945751 gene encoding uncharacterized protein LOC124945751, with the translated sequence MGLSYEKIDACKNDCMLFRKQHNALQNCKVCGLSRWKINQSTSAIRKKVNGKFIPNKVLRYFPLKPRLRRLFMCSKTAPMMTWHKDNNSEDDVMRHPANSMIWKTFDNLYPNFAADPRNVRLSLASDGFQPFANGKTSYSIWPVILIPYNVALTICMNTSNFLLSMLIPGPKGPGDCIDLYLEPLIEELMELWHTGVKTYDASKKHFFNLRAALMWTINDFPAYANLSGWSTKGKFACPCCNQNTASLRLTNYQKECYMSHRRFLPPNHRWCKETDTFDGRTEHRGPPILLLGSEIQLQARDLKEICLTKYMPKKTKLIHESRGDNWNKFKKTKDGIKARKDSVILNIKHSLHPVEVDDVLRCPAAPYKLTAEHKKRLCQFLKDVKMSDGFCSNIGYRWMYPVEQYMSTLKKYLRNRNSPEGSISESYLVNESMSMCARYLEDQESRDASIQTSNTLSIFFAMEELSNGTSYTYQPGDRQRAHSDFMQSYQPNISNEERDKQYVSYFKGKVEQLIDDSDRTMNLKILGDGPTIYTKKYNSCKINGYKFNTEKRDESLTTQNSGVLVVGNNGAATIIYYGVLNKIIEVSFFSGRRVVLFKCRWFDVLHKDRGIKVDKYGYVIINMNRTLRTQMNDPFIMEWVKIAHFSNIHYILHTHTKKPSLQDLNPEIPDIIIEKVISVSVLRTAIEEDPTRNELQLRVYAFGCQGHSRVVGMGAGVRPTSFRADARGSSRSYHRTDTQQLREDNQVLQEEMRKMREEREAKKIELREEIEAQRRLSREEIDVERQI